CTCGGCCAGCTGGACGCGGTCGTTGACGCCGCGCACCTCATCTTCCGGCGCGGTCACGACGGCGGTGGGGAGGCCCGCCTGCCGCGCCAGCGCCACCACGTCGGTCAGGTAGAACTCGCCCTTGGCATTGGCATTGCCCACGCCCTCGAGAAGGCGCAGCGCCTGCGCTCCCGAAAGCGCCATCAGGCCGCCATTGCACAGCGTGATGCGCTTCTGCTCCTCGCTCGCATCCTTGTGCTCGACGATCGCCGCAAGCTTGCCGTCCGCCACCACCAACCGGCCGTAACCGGTCGGATCGGCCGCTTCGAAACCGAGCACCGCGACGGCGGCGCCAGCCGCGATCGCCTCGCGCAGGCGGCCGAATGTCGTCGCGCGAACGAGCGGCGTATCGCCGAAGGCGACGATCACGTCGTCATAGCCCCGCTTCAGCGCGTCGGCGGCCTGCAGCACGGCATGGGCCGTGCCGAGCCGCTCGACCTGGACATGGACGCCCGCATCGGGCACCAGCCTGCGCACCTCGGCCGCGACATCGTCCCTGCCGGGGCCGACGACGACCGCGGCGGCCGTGCCGCCGGCGCCGGCGATCGCGGTCAGGACATGGCCGAGCATCGACAGGCCCGCCACCTCGTGCAGCACCTTCGGCTTGGCGGACTTCATGCGGGTGCCCTCGCCGGCGGCGAGCACGACGGACAGGCAGGAGCGTGTGGTCATCGCGCGTGTCATCCCTCGCTCGAACCCGCCGTCAGGCCTTGGCCAGGCGGTCGAAGGCGACGAGCGTCCTGAGCAGGCCCTCCATCTCGGCGAGCGGCACCATGTTCGGCCCATCGGACGGCGCCTTGTCGGGATCGGGATGGGTCTCGATGAACACGCCCGCGACGCCGACCGCGACGGCCGCGCGCGCCAGGACCGGCACGAATTCGCGCTGGCCGCCAGAGGACGAGCCCTTGCCGCCCGGCTGCTGCACGGAATGGGTGGCATCGAAAATCACCGGAGCGCCGGTCTCGGCCATGATCGGCAGGCCGCGCATGTCCGTCACCAGCGTATTGTAGCCGAAGGAGGCGCC
This portion of the bacterium YEK0313 genome encodes:
- the glmU_2 gene encoding Bifunctional protein GlmU, which produces MTRAMTTRSCLSVVLAAGEGTRMKSAKPKVLHEVAGLSMLGHVLTAIAGAGGTAAAVVVGPGRDDVAAEVRRLVPDAGVHVQVERLGTAHAVLQAADALKRGYDDVIVAFGDTPLVRATTFGRLREAIAAGAAVAVLGFEAADPTGYGRLVVADGKLAAIVEHKDASEEQKRITLCNGGLMALSGAQALRLLEGVGNANAKGEFYLTDVVALARQAGLPTAVVTAPEDEVRGVNDRVQLAEVEAIAQGRLRAEAMRAGVTMVAPETVFLSHDTVLGQDVVLEPHVVFGPGVRIAGDVTIRAYSHLAGCEVAAGATIGPFARIRPKSRIGEKVHIGNFVEVNRSTLGRQVEANHLAYLGDSTVGEGTNVGAGTITCNFDGADKNPTVIGRDVFVGSNSTLIAPLTIGDEVLIAAGSTITQDVAAGGLAFGRPRQAVIPERGAEKIRANKVRRAERKARGG